One genomic region from Listeria monocytogenes encodes:
- the oatA gene encoding peptidoglycan O-acetyltransferase OatA, with product MKRTTRYSRKYVPSIDGLRALAVIAVIAYHLNFSWAKGGFIGVDIFFVLSGYLITNILLTQWEKNQSLQLKQFWIRRFRRLIPAVYVMIVVVVIYSVFFHPEILKNLRGDAIASFFYVSNWWFIFHNVSYFDSFGLPSPLKNLWSLAIEEQFYLIWPAFLLVFLKWVKNPKLLLKIVIGLGLLSAVWMTILYVPGTDPSRVYYGTDTRAFDLLAGCALAFVWPFNRLSPVVPRKSKAVLNIAGTISILCFILFTAFVSEYQPFLYRGGLLFVAILGVIMIATISHPASYLSKIFSFKPLRWIGTRSYGIYLWHYPIITLTTPVLEITQPNIWRAILQVAATFIIAELSFRFIETPIRKNGFINYFKGFKDKNYFIWKNKPVGKWLSIAGVVAVLAIFTLGMSNVLSVNTNAEKQQTSVKTTTSTPDEKKDDKKEDKATKDKEADSNKASEQKETQKPDNKNKSAATPKTIITQTVAIGDSVMLDIEPYLKEAVPNITIDGLVGRQLRDAITTATGYKKFNSENSSVILELGTNGPFTEDQLNDLLDQFDKATIYLVNTRVPRGWQSDVNKSIANAASRPNVTVVDWYSRSSGQSQYFAPDGVHLTKAGAQAYVAMLTSVMNK from the coding sequence TTGAAAAGGACTACTCGCTACAGTAGAAAATATGTTCCGAGTATTGATGGACTTCGAGCACTCGCAGTTATTGCTGTAATCGCCTACCACTTGAATTTTAGCTGGGCTAAAGGTGGATTCATTGGCGTAGACATATTTTTCGTCTTATCTGGTTATTTAATTACAAATATTTTATTAACGCAATGGGAAAAAAACCAATCACTTCAATTAAAACAATTTTGGATTAGACGTTTTCGACGACTCATTCCTGCAGTTTATGTAATGATTGTGGTTGTTGTCATCTATTCCGTCTTCTTCCATCCAGAAATCTTAAAAAACTTACGTGGCGATGCGATTGCTTCTTTCTTTTATGTAAGTAACTGGTGGTTTATTTTCCACAATGTTTCTTATTTTGATTCTTTTGGACTTCCATCACCACTTAAAAACTTATGGTCACTAGCCATTGAAGAACAATTTTATTTAATCTGGCCCGCTTTTTTACTGGTGTTTCTCAAATGGGTCAAAAATCCGAAACTATTATTAAAAATCGTCATTGGCCTTGGTCTTCTTTCCGCAGTTTGGATGACGATTTTGTACGTTCCTGGAACAGATCCAAGTCGTGTTTATTACGGCACGGATACGAGAGCATTTGATTTGCTAGCAGGTTGTGCACTTGCATTTGTTTGGCCTTTCAATCGCCTTAGTCCTGTGGTTCCAAGGAAAAGTAAGGCAGTTCTCAATATTGCGGGAACAATCAGTATTTTATGTTTTATTCTATTCACAGCTTTTGTAAGTGAATATCAACCTTTCTTATACCGTGGTGGCTTGTTATTCGTTGCAATTCTAGGCGTTATTATGATTGCAACTATCTCGCACCCCGCTTCTTATCTAAGCAAGATTTTCAGTTTTAAACCACTTAGATGGATTGGAACAAGATCTTATGGTATTTATTTATGGCACTATCCAATTATAACATTGACTACACCAGTACTAGAAATTACTCAGCCTAATATATGGCGAGCTATCCTACAAGTTGCGGCTACTTTTATTATTGCTGAATTATCTTTCCGCTTTATTGAGACTCCAATTCGAAAAAATGGTTTTATTAACTATTTTAAAGGCTTCAAAGATAAAAACTATTTCATTTGGAAAAATAAACCTGTTGGTAAATGGTTAAGCATTGCTGGTGTTGTTGCTGTTTTAGCAATCTTTACGCTGGGCATGTCAAACGTTCTTTCCGTCAACACCAATGCAGAAAAACAACAAACGTCTGTTAAAACAACCACCTCTACCCCAGACGAGAAGAAAGATGATAAAAAAGAAGATAAAGCTACTAAGGATAAAGAAGCAGACTCAAATAAAGCTAGCGAACAAAAAGAAACACAAAAACCAGACAATAAAAATAAATCAGCTGCTACTCCAAAAACAATAATTACGCAAACGGTGGCAATTGGTGATTCGGTCATGCTTGATATTGAACCATACTTGAAAGAGGCAGTTCCTAATATCACAATTGATGGTCTAGTTGGACGTCAATTACGAGATGCCATTACAACTGCTACCGGCTATAAAAAATTCAATAGTGAAAATAGCTCTGTCATTCTCGAACTTGGTACAAATGGTCCCTTCACAGAAGACCAGTTAAACGATTTATTAGATCAATTTGATAAAGCAACGATTTACTTAGTTAACACACGGGTTCCTCGTGGTTGGCAATCGGATGTAAATAAAAGTATTGCCAATGCTGCTTCACGACCTAATGTAACTGTTGTTGATTGGTATTCAAGATCCAGTGGTCAATCTCAGTACTTTGCTCCAGATGGTGTTCATTTAACTAAAGCTGGCGCTCAAGCTTATGTCGCCATGTTAACTAGCGTCATGAACAAATAA
- the inlK gene encoding class 1 internalin InlK, whose protein sequence is MSVKSNIVKIGVCFAVLAVPVSQTTLPVFAAEQPGLKASQDNVNIPDSTFKAYLNGLLGQASTANITEAQMDSLTYITLENINVTDLTGIEYAHNIKDLTINNIHATNYNQISGLSNLERLRIMGADVTSDKIPNLSGLTNLTLLDLSHSAHDDSILTKINTLPKVTSIDLSYNGAITDIMPLKTMPELKSLNIQFDGVHDYRGIEDFPKLNTLLAYGQTIGGKKLINSDIKSSKLTYNAENQTLYVPFSLMTERTVNYDGYVPDFVKSTASSDTYFTMNEQQVNGNRLTITSDGLTVSDVSKTDFDNLEKMEYNARIDLSYQSYNTPEQFQNGGSYTISMPIYDHYFTVDHSLNITADSEKTYIENQPVTEATFLADIHAKTDDGSTVTSDFADKVDFNTPGTYTVTLQSENNAGLKATPVQVNVTIKAKTTITADEKITYKVDTSKTEAAFLADIKATTNDGTAITSDFATVVDLSKPGKYVVTLNAENDLQKALPVQVMVIVEKETPIPDPTPTPTPDPTPTPDPSPTPNPVINPNVNKPEVPSYKIPSLTVNEKKAKAEPSKEALPKTGDSLPVAGATVGFLLIGLSWFVSRKK, encoded by the coding sequence ATGTCAGTTAAATCAAATATCGTAAAAATTGGGGTATGTTTTGCCGTACTTGCAGTCCCAGTTTCGCAAACAACATTACCAGTATTTGCTGCAGAGCAACCTGGATTAAAAGCAAGTCAGGATAACGTAAATATTCCAGATTCAACATTTAAAGCCTACTTAAATGGACTACTAGGACAAGCGAGTACAGCAAATATTACAGAAGCGCAAATGGATTCATTAACATATATTACTCTAGAAAATATAAATGTTACTGATTTAACAGGCATTGAATATGCTCACAATATAAAAGATTTAACTATAAATAATATTCATGCAACAAACTATAATCAAATAAGCGGGCTTAGTAATCTTGAACGCTTACGCATTATGGGAGCCGATGTTACATCCGATAAAATTCCGAATTTAAGTGGGTTGACTAATTTAACTCTACTGGATCTTTCACACAGTGCTCATGATGATTCTATTTTAACCAAAATAAACACACTGCCTAAAGTTACTAGCATCGACCTTAGTTACAATGGTGCAATAACAGATATCATGCCACTTAAAACAATGCCAGAACTTAAGAGCTTAAATATTCAATTTGATGGTGTGCATGATTATCGAGGGATTGAAGATTTTCCTAAATTGAATACACTGCTTGCATATGGCCAAACCATAGGCGGTAAAAAACTGATTAACTCCGATATTAAAAGTAGCAAATTAACTTATAACGCAGAAAATCAAACATTATACGTCCCATTCAGCTTGATGACGGAACGGACTGTTAATTATGATGGCTATGTACCAGATTTTGTGAAATCAACTGCTAGCAGCGACACTTACTTTACAATGAATGAGCAACAAGTAAATGGTAATCGCCTAACAATTACAAGCGACGGTTTAACAGTAAGTGATGTGAGTAAAACTGATTTTGATAATCTTGAAAAAATGGAATACAACGCGAGAATTGATTTGAGTTATCAATCTTATAACACTCCGGAACAATTCCAAAATGGTGGCTCTTATACTATCTCGATGCCAATCTATGATCATTACTTCACTGTTGACCATTCTTTGAATATCACAGCTGATAGTGAAAAAACATATATAGAAAATCAACCAGTTACAGAAGCAACGTTTTTAGCAGATATTCATGCAAAAACTGATGACGGATCGACCGTTACAAGTGATTTCGCTGATAAAGTAGATTTCAATACTCCTGGGACGTACACAGTTACTCTACAATCCGAGAATAATGCCGGATTAAAAGCAACACCTGTTCAAGTAAACGTAACAATTAAAGCGAAGACAACGATTACTGCAGATGAAAAAATCACTTATAAAGTAGACACATCTAAAACAGAAGCAGCATTTCTAGCAGATATTAAAGCAACAACAAATGATGGAACAGCGATTACAAGTGATTTTGCGACTGTTGTAGATCTTTCCAAACCTGGAAAATATGTCGTTACACTAAACGCAGAAAATGATTTACAAAAAGCTTTGCCAGTGCAAGTGATGGTTATTGTTGAAAAAGAAACACCAATACCAGACCCGACGCCTACACCAACACCGGACCCAACACCAACACCAGATCCAAGTCCAACACCTAATCCGGTTATCAACCCAAACGTAAATAAACCAGAAGTGCCAAGTTACAAAATTCCATCGTTAACTGTAAATGAGAAAAAAGCTAAAGCAGAACCAAGTAAAGAGGCTTTACCTAAAACAGGGGATTCCTTACCTGTAGCAGGTGCAACAGTAGGATTTCTATTAATTGGCTTAAGTTGGTTTGTTTCTAGGAAAAAATAA
- a CDS encoding glycerophosphodiester phosphodiesterase → MTEIFAHRGSSGTHPENTLPAMKAAILSGADGIELDIHVLKSGELIVMHDERVDRTTNGTGFLKDYTLSEVKKLVIGKRLFRKIRVPTLEEIFKLVSGTDMILNIELKTDVFEYEGIEQKVLALADKFPEVKRMYSSFNPDTLIRLRDLNPTAKLALITHENLDEVLPLHEKIQLDAVHPPVKAMKNPILKQIAARYWTVNKEETITHFIDANVKGMMTDFPERAAALRNNK, encoded by the coding sequence TTGACGGAAATTTTTGCCCATCGAGGCAGTAGTGGAACGCATCCGGAAAATACACTACCAGCAATGAAAGCAGCGATTTTATCTGGCGCAGACGGTATCGAACTTGACATTCATGTTCTTAAAAGTGGTGAACTAATCGTCATGCACGATGAACGCGTCGATAGGACTACAAATGGGACTGGTTTTTTAAAAGATTACACACTTTCAGAAGTGAAAAAATTAGTGATTGGTAAACGGCTTTTCCGTAAAATCCGTGTGCCAACTTTGGAAGAAATTTTTAAGTTGGTGAGTGGCACTGATATGATACTAAATATTGAGTTGAAAACGGATGTCTTTGAATATGAAGGAATCGAACAAAAAGTTTTAGCATTAGCGGATAAATTTCCTGAAGTCAAACGAATGTACTCTTCGTTTAACCCAGATACACTCATTCGGCTGAGAGATTTAAATCCTACCGCCAAACTAGCTTTAATTACACACGAAAACTTAGATGAAGTATTGCCATTACATGAAAAAATTCAGCTTGATGCAGTGCATCCACCAGTAAAAGCAATGAAAAACCCAATTTTAAAACAAATCGCAGCACGCTATTGGACGGTGAACAAGGAGGAAACTATCACGCATTTTATAGATGCCAATGTTAAAGGAATGATGACTGATTTTCCTGAAAGGGCAGCGGCACTAAGAAATAATAAATAA
- a CDS encoding LapB repeat-containing protein, protein MSIKSKIMKIGICSVIVLMPLSQISLPSFAAEEVADDASQDIVNMPDSALKAQLNQIIGQAATADITKAQMLGFDSIGLYGSITDLTGLEAATNLKTLTINNATITNYESVAKLTNLNILWIETSNLTSNLLPDLNGLTNLTTMSLSNNKLDNSVYPKIKNLSNLANLNLSSNPGITNISELRSLANLTTLNVSNCQIADLSGLDAFPKITTFNGGTQRYTPLEETAIKSKTLNYNATEQTMFIPFDIMTPSSITNFNGAKITPSYQPDMYMIEMNNGVIDGSRMTGSIEGITVSDVTPSEFDQFEKFTLYTLFDFSKAGTPDNLVGKTYTVSAAGIQKFTVDHSVGITAEGNITYVAGETVTPEKFLADIKADANGATITSDVAEKVNFATPGTYTVTLNAQNTLGVKSEPFQVTVTVEAKTVITADPEVTYSLNEAKTEEEFLTEIKAMTNNETPITSDFATVVDFTKPGKYTVTLNAESALQKAAPLTVTVKISETIPNPEPTPGPDSIPESEPTDPANPANSIYPVDPVVEISTNTPVTTMKLLPKTGDSLPVNGIVVGFLVLGLGVMIARKK, encoded by the coding sequence ATGTCAATAAAATCTAAAATTATGAAAATAGGAATTTGTAGTGTCATCGTACTAATGCCACTATCCCAAATTTCTTTACCAAGTTTTGCCGCAGAAGAGGTAGCGGACGATGCAAGCCAAGATATTGTGAACATGCCTGATTCTGCACTAAAAGCACAACTAAACCAAATAATTGGTCAAGCAGCCACGGCGGATATTACAAAAGCTCAAATGTTAGGTTTTGATAGTATAGGTTTATATGGTTCCATTACGGATTTAACAGGTCTTGAAGCTGCAACTAACCTCAAGACATTAACGATAAATAATGCAACTATAACTAATTATGAATCGGTAGCGAAATTAACTAATCTGAATATCCTATGGATTGAAACTTCTAATTTAACTTCAAATTTACTACCTGATTTAAATGGTTTAACCAATTTAACTACTATGTCACTATCTAATAATAAGCTAGACAACTCGGTTTATCCAAAGATTAAAAATCTATCCAATTTAGCTAACCTTAATTTATCTTCAAATCCAGGAATCACTAATATTAGTGAGCTACGGAGTTTGGCTAATCTTACTACCTTAAATGTTTCCAACTGTCAGATAGCTGATTTAAGCGGTTTGGATGCTTTTCCAAAAATAACTACTTTCAATGGAGGAACCCAACGTTATACTCCACTGGAAGAAACAGCAATTAAAAGTAAAACCCTTAATTACAATGCGACAGAGCAAACTATGTTTATTCCTTTTGACATAATGACACCAAGTTCTATTACCAACTTTAATGGTGCAAAGATTACACCTTCTTATCAACCTGATATGTATATGATAGAAATGAACAACGGAGTTATTGATGGTAGTAGAATGACTGGATCGATTGAGGGGATTACAGTAAGTGATGTGACGCCAAGTGAGTTTGACCAGTTTGAAAAATTCACTTTATATACCTTATTTGATTTTTCAAAAGCAGGGACACCAGACAATTTAGTAGGAAAAACATATACTGTAAGTGCAGCGGGCATACAAAAATTCACGGTTGATCACTCCGTAGGTATCACTGCTGAAGGGAACATAACTTATGTAGCTGGTGAAACAGTTACACCAGAAAAATTCTTAGCAGATATTAAAGCCGATGCGAACGGCGCGACAATTACGAGTGACGTGGCAGAAAAAGTAAATTTTGCAACGCCAGGCACCTATACCGTGACACTAAATGCACAAAATACTCTTGGTGTGAAAAGTGAACCATTCCAAGTGACAGTAACAGTTGAAGCGAAAACAGTTATCACAGCTGATCCAGAAGTAACTTATAGTCTAAACGAAGCAAAAACAGAAGAAGAATTCTTAACAGAAATTAAAGCTATGACCAATAACGAAACACCAATTACCAGTGATTTTGCGACAGTTGTAGACTTTACAAAACCAGGTAAATACACAGTGACACTCAATGCGGAATCAGCTCTCCAAAAAGCTGCGCCACTTACTGTGACAGTAAAAATAAGTGAAACAATACCGAATCCAGAACCAACGCCAGGCCCGGATTCAATACCTGAATCAGAGCCAACAGACCCAGCCAATCCGGCTAATTCGATCTACCCGGTCGACCCTGTAGTTGAGATTTCAACCAACACACCAGTAACCACAATGAAATTATTACCGAAAACAGGTGATTCACTACCAGTAAATGGCATAGTAGTAGGATTCCTAGTTCTTGGATTAGGCGTTATGATTGCGCGTAAAAAATAA
- the miaA gene encoding tRNA (adenosine(37)-N6)-dimethylallyltransferase MiaA, whose product MSKIPVIVIVGPTAVGKTSLSIELAKKLDGEIISGDSMQVYRGLDIGTAKITPEEMDGIKHYLIDVTDPSEPFTAAKFQTETRKWIETIHQAGKLPIIVGGTGLYIQSVFYDYDFGNVSEDKAYRAELEQLNKTLLWQMLEQQDPESAAQIHENNKRRVIRALEVMHLTGKPFSEYQVHNVLNDTYKPLFLGLDLDRALLYERINQRVNLMFEEGLVTEAKKLYDQHLVDVPAVCGIGYKELFPYFEGKSSLEEAKELIQKNSRHFAKRQLTWFRNRMEIDWIQAGVSTTEAEALNKTETFLSVK is encoded by the coding sequence TTGAGCAAGATTCCTGTCATCGTCATCGTGGGCCCAACCGCTGTCGGAAAGACAAGTTTAAGCATTGAACTAGCGAAAAAATTGGACGGAGAAATCATCAGTGGTGACTCTATGCAAGTTTATCGTGGATTAGATATCGGTACAGCAAAAATCACACCAGAAGAAATGGATGGAATCAAACATTATCTTATTGATGTGACCGATCCTTCCGAACCATTCACTGCAGCGAAATTCCAAACAGAAACAAGAAAATGGATAGAAACAATACATCAAGCTGGTAAACTACCAATTATTGTTGGCGGAACAGGACTTTATATTCAATCTGTTTTCTATGATTATGATTTTGGTAACGTAAGCGAAGATAAGGCTTATCGAGCGGAGTTAGAGCAACTAAACAAAACTTTATTGTGGCAAATGCTCGAACAACAAGATCCAGAAAGTGCAGCCCAGATACATGAAAACAATAAGCGCCGAGTGATTAGAGCATTAGAAGTGATGCATCTAACAGGAAAGCCTTTCTCGGAGTATCAAGTGCATAATGTACTTAATGATACATATAAACCACTTTTTCTAGGACTTGATTTGGACAGAGCGTTACTTTACGAAAGAATAAATCAACGAGTGAATTTAATGTTTGAAGAAGGTTTAGTGACAGAAGCGAAAAAATTGTATGACCAACATTTAGTCGATGTTCCAGCTGTTTGTGGCATTGGCTACAAAGAATTATTTCCTTATTTTGAAGGAAAAAGCTCGCTAGAAGAAGCAAAAGAATTAATTCAAAAAAATTCGCGGCATTTCGCGAAAAGACAGTTAACATGGTTTAGGAATAGGATGGAGATTGATTGGATTCAAGCGGGTGTTAGTACTACCGAAGCCGAAGCGTTGAATAAAACCGAGACCTTTTTATCAGTTAAATAA
- a CDS encoding glycerol-3-phosphate dehydrogenase/oxidase: MVQLFSAFDRETIERNLQEEKFDLVIVGGGITGAGIALDATSRGMSVALVEMGDFASGTSSRSTKLVHGGLRYLQQFEIKEVADLGKERAIVYENGPHVTTPEWMMLPFHKGGNMGKTTASFGIRLYDYLAGVKKNERRKILSAKETLAKNPFVKKDGLKGSGYYVEYRTDDARLTIEVMKKAVELGANAINYTKAEHFLYDDNKQVVGVTVTDRLSGKAYDIKGHRVINAAGPWVDKVRKLDYATNNKHLRLTKGIHLVIDKQKFPMEQAVYFDTPDGRMVFAIPRDKKVYVGTTDTVYDEAVINPKALESDHNYVIKAINYMFPDVHITEKDIESSWAGVRPLIYEEGKDPSEISRKDEVWFSESGLITMAGGKLTGYRKMAEKLLDDVSKTLAKETGKKYKTVQTKHLPISGGDIGGSEQLEAFLSKKAKEGNNRFGWTLEEGREMAKRFGSNIDQLFTYAQEHKEQNETTLPNSLYAELRYSIQHEAVTTPIDFLLRRTGYLLFDMPYLLEWKGAVVDEMAKQFHWSDDVKQTYIEELNIQINDAREPADWHDR, encoded by the coding sequence ATGGTACAATTATTTTCAGCGTTTGACAGAGAAACAATCGAAAGAAATCTTCAAGAGGAAAAATTTGATTTAGTCATCGTCGGTGGAGGAATTACAGGAGCGGGAATCGCTTTAGATGCTACTTCACGAGGCATGAGTGTCGCGCTTGTTGAAATGGGTGATTTCGCGAGCGGAACATCGAGCCGTTCAACGAAATTAGTCCACGGTGGATTAAGATATTTACAACAATTTGAAATTAAAGAAGTAGCAGATTTAGGAAAAGAACGTGCGATAGTCTACGAAAATGGACCACACGTAACGACTCCTGAATGGATGATGCTCCCGTTCCATAAAGGTGGCAATATGGGCAAAACTACCGCTTCGTTTGGTATTCGTTTATATGACTATTTAGCAGGTGTAAAGAAAAATGAACGACGTAAAATTCTAAGCGCAAAAGAAACACTAGCAAAAAATCCTTTCGTGAAAAAAGACGGCTTAAAAGGATCTGGTTACTACGTAGAATACCGCACTGATGATGCGCGTTTAACAATAGAAGTAATGAAAAAAGCGGTAGAACTTGGAGCGAATGCCATTAACTATACAAAAGCAGAGCATTTCTTATATGATGACAATAAACAAGTAGTTGGCGTAACCGTAACAGATCGTTTGTCGGGCAAAGCATACGATATTAAAGGACATCGAGTTATTAATGCTGCTGGTCCATGGGTAGATAAAGTAAGAAAATTAGATTACGCAACAAACAACAAACATTTACGCTTAACAAAAGGAATTCATTTGGTTATAGATAAACAAAAATTCCCGATGGAACAAGCTGTATACTTTGATACACCTGATGGCCGGATGGTTTTTGCTATTCCACGCGATAAAAAAGTATATGTTGGAACGACGGATACTGTATACGACGAAGCAGTAATCAATCCAAAAGCTCTTGAATCTGATCATAATTATGTGATTAAGGCGATTAACTATATGTTCCCTGATGTGCATATTACCGAAAAAGATATTGAATCAAGTTGGGCTGGGGTTCGTCCACTTATCTATGAAGAAGGTAAAGATCCATCTGAAATTTCACGTAAAGATGAAGTTTGGTTTTCTGAAAGCGGCTTAATTACGATGGCAGGCGGTAAACTCACTGGTTACAGAAAAATGGCCGAAAAATTATTAGATGACGTTTCTAAAACATTAGCGAAAGAAACTGGTAAAAAGTATAAAACAGTTCAAACAAAACATTTACCAATTTCTGGTGGTGACATTGGTGGTTCAGAACAATTAGAAGCTTTCCTATCTAAAAAAGCGAAAGAAGGTAATAATCGTTTCGGCTGGACTTTAGAAGAAGGCCGTGAGATGGCTAAACGTTTTGGTAGTAATATCGATCAATTATTTACTTATGCACAGGAACATAAAGAACAAAACGAAACCACTTTACCAAACAGTTTGTACGCTGAACTACGCTACTCAATTCAACATGAAGCAGTGACAACACCAATCGATTTCTTATTACGTCGCACTGGCTACTTGCTTTTCGATATGCCGTACTTACTTGAATGGAAAGGCGCTGTTGTGGATGAAATGGCTAAACAATTCCACTGGAGCGACGATGTAAAACAAACCTATATTGAGGAATTAAATATTCAAATTAATGATGCTAGAGAACCAGCTGATTGGCACGATAGATAA
- the hfq gene encoding RNA chaperone Hfq produces the protein MKQGGQGLQDYYLNQLRKEKILATVFLTNGFQLRGRVVSFDNFTVLLDVEGKQQLVFKHAISTFSPQKNVALNPDAE, from the coding sequence ATGAAACAAGGTGGACAAGGGTTACAGGACTATTACTTAAATCAATTGCGTAAGGAAAAAATTCTTGCAACTGTATTTTTAACAAACGGTTTTCAGTTAAGAGGACGCGTTGTAAGTTTTGACAATTTTACCGTACTACTAGATGTCGAAGGAAAACAACAGCTTGTATTTAAACACGCAATTTCAACTTTCTCCCCGCAGAAGAATGTCGCTTTAAATCCTGATGCGGAATAA
- a CDS encoding S-ribosylhomocysteine lyase, with protein sequence MAEKMNVESFNLDHTKVKAPFVRLAGTKVGVHGDEIYKYDVRFKQPNKEHMEMPALHSLEHLMAELARNHTDKLVDISPMGCQTGFYVSLINHSDYDDVLEIIATTLNDVIQATEVPACNEVQCGWAASHSLEGAQALAAEFLAKRSEWKNVFGE encoded by the coding sequence ATGGCAGAAAAAATGAATGTAGAAAGTTTTAATTTAGACCATACGAAAGTAAAAGCACCTTTTGTGAGACTGGCGGGAACGAAAGTGGGCGTCCATGGAGATGAAATATACAAATATGATGTTCGCTTTAAACAACCTAATAAAGAACATATGGAAATGCCAGCGCTACACTCTTTAGAACATTTGATGGCAGAACTTGCAAGAAATCATACTGATAAATTAGTAGACATTAGCCCAATGGGATGTCAAACAGGTTTCTACGTATCATTGATAAATCATAGTGACTACGATGATGTGCTAGAAATCATTGCGACAACATTAAACGATGTTATCCAGGCAACTGAAGTTCCAGCATGCAATGAAGTTCAATGCGGCTGGGCAGCGAGCCATAGTTTAGAAGGCGCCCAAGCTTTGGCAGCTGAATTTCTAGCTAAAAGAAGCGAATGGAAAAATGTATTTGGCGAATAA
- the hflX gene encoding GTPase HflX, with amino-acid sequence MEREKIILVGVFLPNKTEEAFWNSMKELHSLAKTANAEVMDELIQKLERVNQASFIGSGKLDELAALVEMHEADVVIFNSELSATQVRNISAAVEARIIDRTQLILDIFAMCAKSREGKLQVAYAQYKYLLPRLSGQGISLSKLGGGIGSRGPGESKLEMDKRHIREKMHDIKAQLTHVEQHRKRIIERRNTQSVFRFGLIGYTNAGKSTIFNRLTNETTLQENKLFATLDPTTRKVRFSGGFQALLTDTVGFIQDLPTTLIAAFRSTLEETANVDVLIHVVDASNPDYLQHETTVISLLEELEMNHLPTLVIYNKMDHAPATFVPDQPESLLISALDQEAPDTIKQRMIQLIEKNWAFFTIELSEEKGKELAQIKQQAWVTKLEYIESKQSYHIEGYKPRKELNNE; translated from the coding sequence GTGGAACGAGAAAAAATAATACTTGTAGGCGTCTTTTTGCCAAATAAAACCGAAGAAGCTTTCTGGAATTCCATGAAAGAACTACACAGCCTTGCTAAAACGGCGAATGCTGAAGTGATGGATGAATTAATTCAAAAATTAGAGAGAGTAAACCAAGCGTCATTCATTGGTTCTGGTAAGCTGGATGAACTCGCTGCGCTAGTGGAAATGCATGAGGCGGATGTAGTTATATTTAATAGTGAGCTTAGTGCTACGCAAGTGCGCAATATTTCGGCTGCTGTTGAGGCGCGGATTATTGATCGAACACAATTAATCTTAGACATCTTTGCTATGTGTGCAAAATCAAGAGAAGGAAAATTGCAAGTCGCATATGCGCAATATAAATATCTTTTACCAAGACTTAGTGGACAAGGTATTTCTTTGTCAAAATTAGGTGGAGGTATCGGTTCGAGAGGCCCTGGGGAATCCAAATTAGAAATGGATAAACGTCATATCCGCGAAAAAATGCATGATATCAAAGCACAATTAACGCATGTTGAACAGCACCGTAAACGAATCATTGAACGAAGGAATACGCAATCTGTTTTTCGTTTTGGTTTAATTGGTTATACAAACGCAGGAAAATCAACTATTTTCAACCGATTAACAAATGAAACAACTTTACAAGAAAATAAATTATTTGCAACATTAGATCCGACAACTCGGAAAGTTCGCTTTTCCGGCGGATTTCAAGCGCTTTTGACGGATACAGTTGGATTTATTCAAGATTTGCCAACGACATTAATTGCGGCATTTCGGTCTACTTTGGAGGAAACGGCTAATGTAGATGTGTTAATTCATGTAGTTGATGCGTCCAATCCAGACTATTTACAACATGAAACGACAGTAATTTCCTTATTAGAGGAACTTGAAATGAATCATCTGCCAACTTTAGTCATTTACAATAAAATGGATCATGCACCAGCCACGTTTGTACCTGATCAACCAGAAAGTCTGCTTATTTCAGCCTTAGATCAAGAGGCTCCAGATACAATTAAACAGCGAATGATACAATTAATTGAAAAAAATTGGGCTTTCTTTACGATAGAACTTTCAGAAGAGAAAGGAAAAGAATTAGCACAAATAAAGCAACAAGCTTGGGTAACGAAACTAGAATATATTGAAAGTAAACAGAGTTACCACATAGAGGGATACAAACCGAGAAAGGAGCTAAATAATGAATAA